The window AGTCCCTACTGAACATGCAGGGAATCTCCGTCTCTCTCCCATCCACGGCAAAAACCCGACGGATTGCCCAAGCGCTATACTCACACCTACCATAGAAATAACACAGGCTCCATCTCGCGTACAGCAAGGACATAACTCCATCTGGCGAATTGCTAAGAAATAatgatacaaaaaaaagaagggaaatTAACAACAATGAATGCTAGGATAACTCAAGTACTCACATAACCTCTGTCGTCATGGTTCCAGTCCAATGATCAGAGTTTAACATACAAAAAGAAGACTTTCCAATGTTGGTGTTTATGCGGCTCCAGAAAGTTTAACCAAGTGTGTCCGCAAAAGCTGCCCCTGCCTCCGGCATACCAAACCTCTTCTCTGTCCCGTTATCAGTCACCTTCAGTGTTGCGGGGTACATCAGTGCATAGTCAATATTCATCTTCCTCAGCCGGTCTTTCACCTCATCAAAGGCCTTGTGTTTCTTGACCATTGATGCTGAATAATTGTCGAAGAAAGAAATCTGTGGTCCAGTACAAACGGGCTGGGTCGGATCTGCTCTGAGGCGGTGGGCTGCATTCATAACACGTTGCTTGTCAGTGAAGTTGTGAAACTTCATAATGATGGGTCTGGGGTATTGTTTGGGACCGGGTTTTGGTGCTAGGGAGCGGTGTGCGTGGTCCAACTTGATCCTTCCATTTTTGGTTGTAATGTTAAGATAGCTGTTTAACCACTTTTCTATGAAGTTCACAGGATCCGGTCCCTCTGTATCTTCAGGTAGCCTGGTCAGGCGCACATTGCATCTGTGACCACGGTTTTCCAAGTCATCCATGTGTTCAAACATGTCACTAATTTGTTTCTCTAGATTTGTCACTTTCGCCAGCAAAGACTCCGTTGTATCCTCCACACTCGCAATTCTGCCCTCCGCCTTCCCAACACGGACCCCCAGTGCCTGTATTTGGGTGGTTTGGTCCCTTGTAGCAGCTTTAGTATCAATAACTTTTGTCATGCTGTTGGTTATTCGGTCCATTGCTTGGAGAATGTTTGGATCGATGCTACCAGCGCTGCTTGCATTCTCATCATCAGTCGCTTCCATGGCGTTAGCATCTTTATTCTGCTCCTCGTTTTCGCTAGCAGGCTTGTTAGTGGTTGCCTTTTTCCCTTTGGGTCTGGTCATAGTGTCGggtatttttgaaaagtaactATCAAGAGTCATTCTAGAGTCACTTCCGCTGAAAAGTCTGGTACTTTCGCAGGGGGAATGTGTGATATTTACAGATAACTGAACATGTGTCACCGGAGCTCTATGAAGCACGGTGTTCCCTCTACGACGCCATCTTGTCCCCCTTTCAATCACATCTTTATTGACTATATCTTTTCATCTGATGTTCTCTCTCTGATGTCCACTACCTCCCTCAAAAAGCCTTGCATGATTTAGTTCACTGTAAAGtggtattttgttttctattgcAAATGAGAAAGAAgaaatgtgtaatattttgctGGTagaatcatccatccatccatccatccattttctaaccgcttattcTCTTGAGGGccatgggggggctggagcctatccagctgacattgggtgagaggcagggtacaccctggacaggtcgccagactatcggagggctgacacacagagacagacaatcatttacactcacattcacacctacagacaatttagagtcactaattaccctatccccaatctgcatgtctttggactgtggggggaagctggagtacccggagaaaacccacactgacacaggaagagcatgcaaactccgcacagaagggctcccacacccgggcttgaaccaggaaccctcttgctgtgaggcgacggTGCTAAGCACCACAACACCGTGCCACCCTCGTAGAATTATCACACTGCCAAATTTTTCTAATGTCATCTCTTATAGTTTTTGGGAATCAATcaatctatcaatcaatcaattttatttataaagcccaatatcacaaattacaatttgccctttgtccttaggaccctcacagcagataaggaaaaactccccaaaaaaacctttaacggggaaaaaaaacggtagaaacctcaggaagagcaactgaggagggatccctcttccaggacggagagacgtgcaatagatgttgtacagaacagatcaacataattaattaacagtaatccgtatgacacaatgagacagaaagagagagagagagagagagagagagagagagagatgcaggacagacggtaatgacagtagcttacaacaacattaatgaaagtaataatattatagttatagttctggctactgtggtacaatatgttgaaagtatatattaatatctgatagtatacatatgtgacaataatcatatgtgtataataacagtagaggtatgactaatgataacagcagcagcaggaggcatctggcaggaccacagcagcagcacaaccacacacgtcacactatccaggcaccactgcgatataagttaacctgcgagacagtggagcacaaaggcttcGGAGAAGAAGCCGAATTAGTGACATtcagtatggccgagttagcaagatgcagtaacaggacatgagagagagagagagagagagagagagagagagagagagaaggagctcGGTGTATTATTggaggtcctccggcagactaggcctaagtcagcctaactaagggctggtacaaggcaagcctgagccagccctaactataagctttatcaaagaggaaagtcttaagtctagtcttaaatgtggagacggtgtctgcctcccggaccgtaacaggaagatgattccacaggaggagctgatagctgaaggctctggctcctgatctacttttggagactttagggaccacgagtaatcctgcattctcagagcacagtgttccggtgggataatatggcactatgagctctctaagatatgacggagcctgaccatttagagctttataagttaacagtaggattttaaattcaattctggattttacagggagccagtgcagagaagctaaaacaggagaaatatgatcacgttagttcctgttagtacacgtgctgctgcattctgaattagctggagagtttttaaagacttactagagctacctgataatagggagttacagctATCCagtctagaggtaacaaaagcgtggaccaatttttctgcatcttttcgggtcaggataggcctaatttttgcaatattacgcagatgaaaaaatgcagtctgtgaggtttgttttaaatgagaattaaaagacaaatcttgatcaaatattactctgaggtttcttacggtagtgctagaggccagagcaatgccatctagaaaaactatgtcatcagataaagagtctctgagttgtttgtggccaagaacaataacttcagttttgtctgaatttaacatcaggaaattggtgctcatccaagtttttatgtctttaaggcaattatgaagttcagtcaattgattactttcttttggcttcatcgataaatacaactgtgtatcatccgcataacaatgaaaatttacagagtgatttctaatgatattacctaagggaagcatatatagagtaaataggattggtccgagcacagaaccttgcggaactccaaagcaaactttagtatgtaaggatgattcattatgaacgtgaacaaactgaaaacgatgaGATAAATacgatttaaaccagcttagtgcagaaccttttaggccaattaaatgttccagtctctgtagcagaatttgatggtcaattttGTCAGTGCTACTTAGTTAACTTTTGGCCTTACCAGTTGTACAGCATTTCAGACCGTTGCTCCAGtgttgagtgtgtgcatgtgaaaaaGGATATGTGTGGGTTCATTTGTAGCTACAAGTTTGAACGTACTGAGTGCGAGTCGTGGGATGAGAACATGAGGTCTTGTTAATAGCCAcctgtgtctttgttttgtatAAAGTATAAACTGATATAAAGCTTCTAAGAGAGAGACAagagataagatacacctttattgatcccacaattgagaaattccagtgttacagcagtcagggggaaagagtcagattaaagatttcaatatttaaaaacttaaaaaactaggcatgcaaaaaaaagtacaaaaatacaagaaacagcaataactaataatagtaataattataatgagcagtggataaaaagtgagcaatggattaaagtaaacatatttagtgcaaagtgaatattgtatgtgcaaataaacaacaacatgggggaCAGCAATGCTCATAGtggtgtttataaagtgtccatagtgtccctaaagtgtccatggtgcagtttactgtgagcagtgctggttatggagcctgacagcagcaggcaggaaggacctgcgatagcgttccttcacacacttttctctcctcctgcagggtcattagtcctcagagatgacagcttggctgtcgtcctcctttctcccaccacctgcacagagtccagagagcatcccaggacagagctggccttcttgatcagcttgtccagtctcttcctatctgcagccgagatgctgctgccccagcagaccactccgtaaaagatggctgatgccaccacagtgtcaaagaaggtcttcaggagcgccccctgcactccaaaagacctgagccacctcagcaggtagagtctgctttggccttttcTGTATAGTGCTGCTATGTGATTAGTCctgtccagtttattgttaagatgaacaaccaggtacttataagatgtcaccatctcaatgtcctttccctggatgttcactgGTGTTGGGGGGAGAAGTCTGTGTCTGCggaaatccaccaccagctctttggttttccccgcgttgatctgaaggtggttcctcaggcaccagtccacaaagtcccAGTTCAGTTCACTGTACTCCCTGTCGttcccatctgtgatgaggccgacTATGGCAGAGTCATCggagaacttctgcagatgacaggtgggggtgtcaTATGATAAatctgcagtgtagagggtgtAGAGGAACAGTGATTAGCCACCtctatgtgctccagtttgtcccttAGAAGTGCAGGCTATATGGTTTTGAAAGCACTGGACAAGTCAAAGAAtatgattctcacagagcttccaggcttctccaggtgagaaagagctctatgcaggaggaagatgacagCGTCGTCTGTAATGCatgatgtcagtctgtcaatGTCTCCCCCATGGGAAATACTGAATACCTCACACACAATGGTCTCAAAGCAGTCCTTCAGGGCCTCCTCGGCCTCCTCAGACCACCTCTTCTCAATGTCCCTGCAGCAATGCTATTCCTTGATAGTAATGTGCCCAGAGTTACACCAtctattagggatgcaccgaatatttggtaactgaatatattcggccgaatattgcaaaaaacacacattcggtatttggtggaataagttaaaagcaaggccgaataatagcggtgtgttttgataacgcaatcaaacagcttgCAGTGACGGGCGgattaaaatgtcggcagtgtggcgatccatcCATCACCGCACTCgaatttgcgactaaaaatagttttgagcgagcaaaataggcttaaatcattcagcacgcctacagatttcaaccaccagcagaaacgaaaggcaaatcccatcgattgtgggttgaacgggggtcacagacacagacagtaacgtattcctgtcaaatacggcggccatcggcttaccggcgcggatagggctgggtatcgtttGAAAATTTTCGATACCGGTACCGATACCGATACCTTCACTTCGATACCGGTTCCTGAACGGTACTTTTTTCGATACCAATTTTGTAAGATCAAttctaacaaaaacaaaattacattacATATTGCACAAATcttgagttttatttttcagctttGGTAGTTTTCCACTCCAAGCAGTTTTCTTacagaaaaattaaacaacaaataATTTCCAGTGCAAAAGAACACTTGCAAACAAGTGACAAATCAATCTAATATTCACTGCTACATATTTTTCACTTAACAGTTTTTCTTCAGAAAAATCAACATGTCTGCTTTCTCAGGACACAGACAGGCCCGCTCCTGGCTGATGGTGTCCCCAGCAGTAGAAAAAGTGCGCTCTGAGAGTGTGGATGATGCTTGCACACAGAGATACCTGGTTGCCAAGTCTGATAGCATTGGCATATTGTCCCTTGCATTCCACCACCAGGTTACTGGATTCACTGAGGTTAGGGTAGATGGCAGACCTCTGTACCGCTGTATCTCTTCCTCAATCTTCTCTGTGGTGCTAAAAGTGTTCTCTTGTCTTATTTCAACTGCCATGTCCTCATCGGCAAATAGCTCCTCAAGGGCAGAAAGCTTTGGCTTCTTctggaaagaagaagaagaagaagaagaagaagaagaagaagaaagacaatCAGAATAGATGCCAACAAGttatttttgttctgaaaatgaaaTGGGGGGGCAGGAtgtctttgtatgtttttattttaccagtGTTGTTACTGCAGCTGTACAGTCTTCATCAGAAGAGTTGTCATCATGGTCACCAGCTGTCCCTTCAAGCTCCTGCTCCATCTGCTGGGCCTGGGTCACACCTTTATTCTGTATTCAATAGATTATGGGAGTCATATAAACTGATCTACAATggaagagaaataaaatataacaaataacataataatataatataataaacaataacaaaaaacacctgttgTGAGATCCTAGTTATCAGCTCCTCTTGTAGTCTTGTCCACACTTCATCGCCCACTTTCGTTTTGAATCTTGGGTCTAAGGCTGTGCCCTCCTCCAAGAACTGCCTGATGCTCTCATCctgcaagacaaaaaaatagTATAGTAGTCAAATCTCTGAGTATAcctaatgaaaacaaacaacaaaaatctacAGGGTTATGCTACATACTTGGTATCGTTTTGAGAGGTCACCCCAGATCTTGTCCTTGATGGTCTGTGTAAAGGAGGAGTCCTCATCAGTGACTGTGAAGTAGTGCTGGAGTTTCCCCAAGATGGGCAGTATCTGGCCCAAAGTTGGACTCCTTTCAGCGGAGATGCAGATGGTTGAAGTATAGAGTATCTTCATTACTCTGATGAACTGTTCTGCCTTTCTATAATCATCATCAGAAAGTCTCTCCAGtctgaaaaaaatacacacattgtTTTATTAGCTAGACCACAGGCCAGCACATTAGTTCACACTGATGAAAGAATGAGGTAATAACAATGCCCATCCTTATCCATACCTGTCCTTctccattgatttttttttttagccgaGGGTCCATGGAGGCTGCCTGGATGGCAGGAAACTGCTCCAGAAATCGCTCCACCATCAGGAACAGGCTGTTCCACCTGTTCTTCACATCCAAAATGACAGCATGTTCAGGAAGACctagagagagacagtgtgtgtgtggttgtcaaACTGGTTGTTTATTTGTAGTAATAgttcaataatttatttagcCAGGAATGTTGCACTAAGttcactgtatttttatttacacttaCCGAGAAGACGCTGCTTCTCTTTAAGGACAGGTTTAGCCAAGCTGCACCTCTTTAACCACACCACCATAGCTCTGATTCTTCCTGCCCACTTTGAGATGACAGGTATGGTGTACAGCTTTTGAGCAGCAATGTTTAGTGTATGAGCAAAGCAGCCAATTTTTCTAATGCTCATCTTTTTTACTGCCACATCCATATTAGCTGCATTGTCTACAGTGATCGCAACAACTTTTTCTTTGATGTTGAATTCATCAAGAATATCCCCTATCTCCTCAGCTATTACATTCCCTGTCTGTGATGTGTAGACTGCCCTGGTATGCAGGATTTTTTCCTTCATGGTACCCTCTCTCACAAAGTGGACTGAAACAGTCAAGTAGTGGTCTTGTGCCACACTGGTCCACCCATCCGCGGTCACAGCCACATCTCTGACGTCTTGCAATTCTCTCTTGACATTTCCTTCTACTGCATACCATGCAGGTATGAGTGTATTTGACAGCATGTCTCTGCTGGGGGGCTGGTATCTGGGGTTTAGGGCTCTTATCATCTCCCTAATTGACATTagaacacaaaaaaatcaacaaaacattATCTAGACTGAGAGATAAAATTTTAACTGATCAACACTATCCTTTGCAACTTATTTACCTCCACCATGGAGCCTCCACTGTAGAAAAAGGCAGCAAACCTTTAACAACAAAGTTTGTGACTGCCCTGTGGCActc is drawn from Epinephelus fuscoguttatus linkage group LG5, E.fuscoguttatus.final_Chr_v1 and contains these coding sequences:
- the LOC125888804 gene encoding zinc finger BED domain-containing protein 6-like isoform X1, whose product is MSPSPRSKVWLHFNKIDANSARCNICKKVLIAKAGNTTNLMKHLTVHGINLRAESCSVFDCKKSGPQPSSSQHSSPPVDVTEPERPGSKYPPPDSASSESTNEDAMSRISTVASDPGVRGTRPASVNPFTMAEKGKMTKEKQDECHRAVTNFVVKGLLPFSTVEAPWWREMIRALNPRYQPPSRDMLSNTLIPAWYAVEGNVKRELQDVRDVAVTADGWTSVAQDHYLTVSVHFVREGTMKEKILHTRAVYTSQTGNVIAEEIGDILDEFNIKEKVVAITVDNAANMDVAVKKMSIRKIGCFAHTLNIAAQKLYTIPVISKWAGRIRAMVVWLKRCSLAKPVLKEKQRLLGGTACS
- the LOC125888804 gene encoding E3 SUMO-protein ligase ZBED1-like isoform X3 encodes the protein MKILYTSTICISAERSPTLGQILPILGKLQHYFTVTDEDSSFTQTIKDKIWGDLSKRYQDESIRQFLEEGTALDPRFKTKVGDEVWTRLQEELITRISQQNKGVTQAQQMEQELEGTAGDHDDNSSDEDCTAAVTTLKPKLSALEELFADEDMAVEIRQENTFSTTEKIEEEIQRYRGLPSTLTSVNPVTWWWNARDNMPMLSDLATRYLCVQASSTLSERTFSTAGDTISQERACLCPEKADMLIFLKKNC
- the LOC125888804 gene encoding E3 SUMO-protein ligase ZBED1-like isoform X2, whose protein sequence is MKILYTSTICISAERSPTLGQILPILGKLQHYFTVTDEDSSFTQTIKDKIWGDLSKRYQDESIRQFLEEGTALDPRFKTKVGDEVWTRLQEELITRISQQNKGVTQAQQMEQELEGTAGDHDDNSSDEDCTAAVTTLKKPKLSALEELFADEDMAVEIRQENTFSTTEKIEEEIQRYRGLPSTLTSVNPVTWWWNARDNMPMLSDLATRYLCVQASSTLSERTFSTAGDTISQERACLCPEKADMLIFLKKNC